The window CTGCATGATGTACTTTTCTCTGTTAGGCTTAATAGCATCAGGAGTTATCAAATCAACTTCCCGTCCCAAGATTTCCTCTAAATAATCTGCCAGGTGAATGAAGAGAAACCCAACAGGCTCGCTGAATTCGACCAGCACATCTACATCGCTATCCTTAGGCTGTTCCCCTCTGGCATAAGAGCCAAATATGGC is drawn from Acidobacteriota bacterium and contains these coding sequences:
- a CDS encoding nucleotidyltransferase family protein, whose protein sequence is AIFGSYARGEQPKDSDVDVLVEFSEPVGFLFIHLADYLEEILGREVDLITPDAIKPNREKYIMQELIRV